The Clupea harengus chromosome 13, Ch_v2.0.2, whole genome shotgun sequence DNA window TATTCCTGGTCTAGGAGTAAACAAAGGAGTAATGGTCATTTTAAGGACCTGACGGCCGCCATTTTGAAAATAGGGCCTTTCTTGGAGTCAAACATTGGTAAACTTTTAGTATGTTTTTAAGTACATCTGATACTACTGTAAACCACTGACAAACCttttgttagattttttttcaggtCAAGTCATATTTGCAGCTGACTAAACTGAGCTTCCTGTCTTCCAAAGGATGTCAGTTCTACACAAGGTAGAAAaaggcacagttcgaccctccCTATCATcactgagctcacccaaacatagacaagAGGTTCCTTCACTTACGCagatcttacacatatgcagactaataGGAAAGAGGCTGGGCAAAAATGGCATCCATGGGAGATTTGCCAAGCAAAAACCAACCCATTTTGAACAGGTTGTGAGTTGTCACCAAAAGTGTTTTTCAGGAGAAATTGCTGAGGGGAACATACGAATTTGCATCTCCTGAAAACACTGACAAACCttttgttagattttttttcaggtCAAGTCCAAACATAGACAAGAGGTTCCTTCACTTACGCagatcttacacatatgcagactaataAGAAAGAGGCTGGGCAAAAATGGCATCCATGGGAGATTTGCCAAGCAAAAACCAACCCATTTTGAACAGGTTGTGAGTTGTCACCAAAAGTGTTTTTCAGGAGAAATTGCTGAGGGGAACATACGAATTTGCATCTCCTGAAAACACTGACAAACCttttgttagattttttttcaggtCAAGTCATATTTGCAGCTGACTAAACTGAGCTTCCTGTCTTCCAAAGGATGTCAGTTCTACACAAGGTAGAAAaaggcacagttcgaccctccCTATCATcactgagctcacccaaacatagacaagAGGTTCCTTCACTTACGCagatcttacacatatgcagactaataAGAAAGAGGCTGGGCAAAAATGGCATCCATGGGAGATTTGCCAAGCAAAAACCAACCCATTTTGAACAGGTTGTGAGTTGTCACCAAAAGTGTTTTTCAGGAGAAATTGCTGAGGGGAACATACGAATTTGCATCTCCTGAAAACACTTGTGTTAACCCAATAAATCATTCTGTCCTCCTCCACACTTCTAATGAATTTAGTCTTTATTGGAATAAAAAAGGTAGAAAaaggcacagttcgaccctccCTATCACCACTGAGCTCACCCATGGGAGATTTGCCAAGCAAAAACCAAACCATTTTGAACAGGTTGTGAGTTGttaccacaagtgttttttaGGAAAAATTTCTGAGGGGAACATAAAAATGTGCATCTCCTGAAAACACTTGTGGTAACCCCTTAGAAATTTCTTCTGAAAAACAGATTGCAGTAACAACAATGAACCTGTTCAAAATGGTTTGGAAACCTAAAAGTCCATATGATGACCTGAGTTTAAAAAATGCTTTCTCTGGCTGGAAATATCGACACTATTTTGTCTtcaaagctgaaagtgggagggaacataacagtgcagtgcaccttATGCCTCCCCGCGGTGAAAATACTGTCGTTATCTAAGGACTCATTTAATGAAGCATTTACAGGTAACACCAACACTGCTAACGTGTACACAGACATCCAGTCAGTTAAGCGACTATCActtaaacaacattcaaacagcatttgtaAACTATACTACTAGGCTATACTACTCTGTAGATCCACCCTATAATTTATTCTTAAGACTTGGTTTCTTCATgttcttttctaaggttacattgtgctgttaCAAAATACGCTTAAGTAAATGCCAtcttattgatgtctcttttctgttgtcttcattttcattcaaattTGGCATTGAGATCATCCAaaagtaacggaaagtcatcaaatattgtgatacttgaATAAGATTACTGAATAacatttttaacaggtaatTAGTAATTGTaacggaatacatttttaaagtaaccctCCCAACCCTGTTCCTATCTGAAtcccctctggacagcgatacagggccatcatgaccaaaacatcacgtcacctcaacatttttttcccccaagcaatagcctTCCTAAATAGCTCTTACACACGAACTTTATGGCACTTTATTTAACTCTATTTAACATTactattgttgcactacctccattcttatttattattttgctcatactggtactatctgtccttgtattgttgttctgtgttgtcttgttgttctatttgtgatgctatagcctgcatggagaatatacatggcgaaataaagttgaattgaattgaattgaattgataatTAGAGGGATCTATTCAGGGACAGCAGTGGTCTTTGTGTTCTCCATCATCTTCATGGACTCTCATTCTCTGTAGCGCCCTGCGCAGAGCTGACAGCAAGGTGTCGCGGTTGTTCAGGACGTTGTAGCAAGTGAGGTCCATCAGCCTCTGGAAGTCCTCGGGCTGGTAGGCCAGGTTCTCGGTGATGTATGGTGAGGCGCTGCTGCTCACGTCCAGCTCTCCCATCCTCAGTtcatcctccccttctctcctgacACCTTCAaataaatggactgcatttatatagtgcttttTTACTCATAGAGCAATCAAAGCGCTTTATATGTTAATGCATCTAcaacatctacccattcacacaccgacaGCGGAGGCTACAACGCATATTGTGTCCACTAACCTGGGGctttgaactctctgaaggTGAGGTTGGCAAGAGGGAAGTGAACCACAATGGGAGCTTTTGGGTTCTTCTCGTCCTCAAACACGTACACCTCCTTCATGGGCTCTTTCTCCACACGGCTGAAATCGATGTGAGGGAACGGGATCCTGTGATCAGTGCAGTGCTGCTGGGTTTGCTTCAACTCCTGAGAAACAGTTAAACGCAGTTAAACCGGGCTGGTctctgagagaaaaagataatCAGTCTTTATTAAACACCTGACATACCTACAGTTAAACACCTGCACCATccagtttttatttgtttcaaaactcttttggataataaatcccttttgactaaaaatgctctgtgtggttttatgttgttttctggtgcacaatacaatgttgatgcaatatctagagttagattttctttaatttgtagcaggtgctgatgttgctttttgtgacacataacaatcgcttattaattaGAATTAATGGATTATAGATTCAATTAGCCTAATGGAATATAtattagctaaaataagcggggtgtctgttgggccccgacctgttacaaatacgaaaaaTTGGGCCTCAGAgtcgaaaaggttgggaacccctgctGTAAGAGATACAGCACATGTGCACGGAAGGTCTAACTTTTGACAGGAGTGTTCCTTTTGGAAATTCACAGTTGTGATGAAACTCAACCGCAGGCACATATGGTTAAGTAGTCAATCTGGTGTTGAATTAGTTTCAGTGTGGTATCAGGATAGCTGCATATTACCTTTAAATTGTGTCAGGTCAGTTGTGATTACTATAGCAACATCTCACACATGAATGAAAGGAGCAACACATTTTAACAATGTTCAATTGAGAATTGAGAATGAGTTCCAAGCATGCATTTCTGAGACTAGGGGTAGCGGACGTTTACCAGAAACGGATCAGACTCCCAGGAGTAGTTGAGGGACAGGATGAGGTCCATACGTCTGTGGGGTCGCAGCACAGGGGGGAACCCCAAGTTACAGGCCAACCCTGAGTCCACCAGATTCAGGGTTGGGTCCGCTGGTGTCAACTGGTTCGGAAAGGcatcagggtgtgtgtctggacatGGACCACAAAGGATGGATATAAGTCATGCGGCTGTTAGACTGTCCAGCTAAtgacatattacatacacacacacacttatacatataCTTATctaagtatttatttatatacctaaataaacacattatatAACATATGTGATACGACATATGGCATATGTTATATTTACGATATGGTATAAAGAAATTACCTTGTCCTACGGTGAAACCAATCCTGGTGTTGTAGTCCCAGTGGAGATAGAGGCCTCGCATAAAGTTGTAAATCTGCGTGATGAAGGGTCGGTTGGTGAAGAACTTGGTGATCATCTGCACCATGTCGGTGGCTGGTTTGATCAGGAAGGTGTCCAGCGTGGACGGCTTGTTGTCCGTCTCTGTGGAGGACAAAGCTCAGAAATCTCCCTGGGCCAGACATGACTCCAGCACTACATGACAAGAGTGTCCGGTCTAGTCTGGAGACGGCTAGTTTAAACTGTTGTACTGAAAGTGTGTAAAAATTGACAATTCCACATGTCCCTTTTAGGCTTTCAATCCTCCTttatgctcctgtcttcttctccgttttcttcagttgtctgtagcaccgttaAAGCTTCACCAACaagcgtgggggatgtactacagcggattcaatcggattcgccgggttcatgtgcacgcgatttgaAAAGTggatgtgtgaaaaatgaatccgggttcaggcaaactagacttcatGTGCATGGGGCCTTAGAGGCCTTTGAGCTGCTTTACAGTATTCAGATGGTGTTTAACCTTTTATGTGCCTATGTCATAACCTGAAaaagtgtttgtgaaatgtgacTGGTTGTTTTAAAATTAGTAGATTGTAAGCACCAGTACCTGTGTGGGCGACATTACCACCTATCCAGAATGGAGCAAAGCCTGTGACAAGGTGCCACAGCTCTGTAAGGCTGATGGAGAAAACGCTGCACCATATTCCtacagaacacatacacacacacacacacacacacacacacacacatctaaagaaatgaacaaaatggctctctttctttctctctctcacacacacacacagactttctctctctcacacatacacacccttcctccctccttgcTTCATTCCATATCTCACCTATCATGAAAGGCAGACGAGTCTCTGGAAGTTTTTTGACTTGGTGACCCAGGAAGTACTCACTGCCAAAGTCCTCAGTGGGTACAAATGCACCGTACTTCGGAAAACCAACCTCATACGGGGTAAATTCACACCACTCTGCaacacaaagacatgacactcacacacagacacacacacaaacacacacaggtactgaaTCCAAAGAGGGATTAGAAGTAAAATAGATTGGCACGTGTTCCAGAGAATGCATTGATAAATGAGGAAATACATTGTCTGTATAATCTCCAAGCACATTTGGCTGGCTGTTTCAGAATGATCTTCTAGGAGGAAAGTGCACCACATGCATCAGTATCACATTCCAAGTTGAATCATTTGGCACAAAATCATGGGCTGTCTAGAATTGAGTTCCAGTAATGCCTACCGGCCTCTGTGATGCCTTTCAGGCTGGTCTTCATGTTCACAGCTGTGTAGATGGGCAGAGGATTCTGTCCCCCTGACACCGCCCTCTTCTGGTCAGAGAGGGTACTGTCCCATTTCTGCACTTGCAAAGACCAGACACTACACTTTAGGATTTGCATAATCTATTGATTGCTGGGAAAATAACtgtagtttgtgtatgtgtgtgtgtgtatgggggctGTATAACAAAGGATAGAGTCATTTTGGTGTCTTTGTTTGTCCTGTATGTATCCTGCAGTACCTTCCCATAGATGAGGTGCTCGATGGCCAGACCCCACATGTCAATGGAGGACACTGGAagtccctccttctccttctgcccCATCTCCTCCCTGTAGTAACTGAGCCGCTCCGTGGACAGGATGTTCTGGTACCTCTTAATCATCTCAACCTTCATTGGCTCAGTGACCACACCCAGGTCCCCCTGCGACCAATCAGCATTCTCGTACAGGGTTGACATGGCCCTATAAGATGACACATTGTCATGTCATATAACATTGCAGGGAAATCATGCCGGTAAAAGCAGGTGACGTTATATGCTACAATCTTTTATTACAAGCCATCCCAACattcggaggtctgatattctAATGACCGCTGCAAGAAATGAATGACCtctgccattggcaacaggttttgtgcttctaattcacatctttcatatcattttgcaagtagtccgttcactttTGGCAAATAACTGTATAATAAGGGGATTCACCATGTGATGTAGCTGACGGTGTGCTATACATTAACTCTTACTTATGAGGGGACTCACCATGTGGCCCCTGAGACCCCAGTGATGTAGCTGACGGCATCCAGGATTCCCAGAGTCTGGAGACCCTTCAGACTCCCAAAAGCGCCAGTCATCGCCCTGGTCCCGCCCCCTGAGCAAACCACACCCACCAGGGGGACCTACAATACAATCAGTTaatagttttgttgttgttgttcttttaaaaaaattcaatgttTTCAATCAGGCTCCAGTAATCTGAGTATCTGAACTGGGAAACACACCGTACCTTATCTGTCTGTAGAGGGGAATTGAGCTCCAGCAGCTTGTGCAAAGcccgccccaccaccaccttcctcttctccaggaAGTCCTTCTCCGCTGACGGGATGTCAAAGTCCAGACGCAATGCCAGCTCCTGCGCTGGCCTACAGGGTCACCGTCACAAAACAGCAGTCAGGAAAGAAACGGTAACAGCCTATTTAATTCAGTTTCACTTTATTGACATGATATTGTTATTGGTAATTGAAACAGTGGCCATGCAAAAGAGCGATgataaaataataaacacacacacagtgttgtatagtaacgaagtagaaatacttcgttactgtaattaagtcgtttttttggatatctgtactttactt harbors:
- the LOC105910565 gene encoding cytosolic phospholipase A2 epsilon-like isoform X2 — encoded protein: MSKCHQLEVVPYWSLSVTVLRAELHHSHDYFSESDCYVILRLPTSSARSHRTQTVPNSNNPEWNETFHFRIHSHVKNVLEMHVYDEDYFTQDLCSVVLFDISNLTLGQQTKIFIINEKTNDKLWVEFEMAESAEDPGTYLSNGVLVAAPFSTLNITANLLGTALQSLLLKLKGAYKEEHVLTSGLVGDDTVQPIKLSPDTRQEVKVPVGMDVVDLELKSEERPAQELALRLDFDIPSAEKDFLEKRKVVVGRALHKLLELNSPLQTDKVPLVGVVCSGGGTRAMTGAFGSLKGLQTLGILDAVSYITGVSGATWAMSTLYENADWSQGDLGVVTEPMKVEMIKRYQNILSTERLSYYREEMGQKEKEGLPVSSIDMWGLAIEHLIYGKKWDSTLSDQKRAVSGGQNPLPIYTAVNMKTSLKGITEAEWCEFTPYEVGFPKYGAFVPTEDFGSEYFLGHQVKKLPETRLPFMIGIWCSVFSISLTELWHLVTGFAPFWIGGNVAHTETDNKPSTLDTFLIKPATDMVQMITKFFTNRPFITQIYNFMRGLYLHWDYNTRIGFTVGQDTHPDAFPNQLTPADPTLNLVDSGLACNLGFPPVLRPHRRMDLILSLNYSWESDPFLELKQTQQHCTDHRIPFPHIDFSRVEKEPMKEVYVFEDEKNPKAPIVVHFPLANLTFREFKAPGVRREGEDELRMGELDVSSSASPYITENLAYQPEDFQRLMDLTCYNVLNNRDTLLSALRRALQRMRVHEDDGEHKDHCCP
- the LOC105910565 gene encoding cytosolic phospholipase A2 zeta-like isoform X3, whose protein sequence is MSKCHQLEVVPYWSLSVTVLRAELHHSHDYFSESDCYVILRLPTSSARSHRTQTVPNSNNPEWNETFHFRIHSHVKNVLEMHVYDEDYFTQDLCSVVLFDISNLTLGQQTKIFIINEKTNDKLWVEFEMAESAEDPGTYLSNGVLVAAPFSTLNITANLLGTALQSLLLKLKGAYKEEHVLTSGLVVRYYINRDLETELCVQGDDTVQPIKLSPDTRQEVKVPVGMDVVDLELKSEERPAQELALRLDFDIPSAEKDFLEKRKVVVGRALHKLLELNSPLQTDKVPLVGVVCSGGGTRAMTGAFGSLKGLQTLGILDAVSYITGVSGATWAMSTLYENADWSQGDLGVVTEPMKVEMIKRYQNILSTERLSYYREEMGQKEKEGLPVSSIDMWGLAIEHLIYGKKWDSTLSDQKRAVSGGQNPLPIYTAVNMKTSLKGITEAEWCEFTPYEVGFPKYGAFVPTEDFGSEYFLGHQVKKLPETRLPFMIETDNKPSTLDTFLIKPATDMVQMITKFFTNRPFITQIYNFMRGLYLHWDYNTRIGFTVGQDTHPDAFPNQLTPADPTLNLVDSGLACNLGFPPVLRPHRRMDLILSLNYSWESDPFLELKQTQQHCTDHRIPFPHIDFSRVEKEPMKEVYVFEDEKNPKAPIVVHFPLANLTFREFKAPGVRREGEDELRMGELDVSSSASPYITENLAYQPEDFQRLMDLTCYNVLNNRDTLLSALRRALQRMRVHEDDGEHKDHCCP
- the LOC105910565 gene encoding cytosolic phospholipase A2 zeta-like isoform X1, with protein sequence MSKCHQLEVVPYWSLSVTVLRAELHHSHDYFSESDCYVILRLPTSSARSHRTQTVPNSNNPEWNETFHFRIHSHVKNVLEMHVYDEDYFTQDLCSVVLFDISNLTLGQQTKIFIINEKTNDKLWVEFEMAESAEDPGTYLSNGVLVAAPFSTLNITANLLGTALQSLLLKLKGAYKEEHVLTSGLVVRYYINRDLETELCVQGDDTVQPIKLSPDTRQEVKVPVGMDVVDLELKSEERPAQELALRLDFDIPSAEKDFLEKRKVVVGRALHKLLELNSPLQTDKVPLVGVVCSGGGTRAMTGAFGSLKGLQTLGILDAVSYITGVSGATWAMSTLYENADWSQGDLGVVTEPMKVEMIKRYQNILSTERLSYYREEMGQKEKEGLPVSSIDMWGLAIEHLIYGKKWDSTLSDQKRAVSGGQNPLPIYTAVNMKTSLKGITEAEWCEFTPYEVGFPKYGAFVPTEDFGSEYFLGHQVKKLPETRLPFMIGIWCSVFSISLTELWHLVTGFAPFWIGGNVAHTETDNKPSTLDTFLIKPATDMVQMITKFFTNRPFITQIYNFMRGLYLHWDYNTRIGFTVGQDTHPDAFPNQLTPADPTLNLVDSGLACNLGFPPVLRPHRRMDLILSLNYSWESDPFLELKQTQQHCTDHRIPFPHIDFSRVEKEPMKEVYVFEDEKNPKAPIVVHFPLANLTFREFKAPGVRREGEDELRMGELDVSSSASPYITENLAYQPEDFQRLMDLTCYNVLNNRDTLLSALRRALQRMRVHEDDGEHKDHCCP